In Mesorhizobium sp., one DNA window encodes the following:
- the rlmJ gene encoding 23S rRNA (adenine(2030)-N(6))-methyltransferase RlmJ yields MNYDHAYHAGNFADVVKHALVVRIVDYLKRKDKPFRVIDTHAGSGLYDLTSERAQKTGEWRSGIGRLVEADLPEPARSLLAPYLDCLADLNPGGGIKFYPGSPVLVRRLLRGRDRLTAIELHPDAAFELKNRFAGDFATRVIELDGWLALGAHLPPKEKRGLVLVDPPFEIDDEFGRILDGLRKAHQRWPGGVYAFWYPVKDRDEVERFRRNLAGLGIPRILDATLTIRAPLHYPRLDGTGMVIVNPPYLIEEELNVLLPVLCEVLAEDAGAAWSVKWLAGEAPSD; encoded by the coding sequence ATGAACTACGACCACGCCTATCATGCCGGAAACTTCGCCGACGTGGTCAAGCACGCGCTCGTCGTGCGCATCGTCGACTATCTGAAACGCAAGGACAAACCGTTCCGGGTGATCGACACGCACGCCGGCAGCGGACTGTACGATCTGACGTCCGAGCGGGCGCAGAAGACGGGCGAATGGCGCTCTGGCATCGGCCGGCTGGTCGAAGCCGACCTTCCCGAGCCCGCGCGCAGTCTCCTCGCGCCCTATCTCGACTGCCTCGCCGACCTCAACCCCGGCGGTGGAATCAAGTTCTACCCCGGCTCGCCGGTGCTCGTGCGCCGCCTGCTGCGCGGCCGCGACCGGCTGACCGCGATCGAACTGCATCCCGACGCCGCTTTCGAGCTGAAGAACCGCTTCGCCGGCGATTTCGCCACCCGCGTCATCGAGCTCGACGGCTGGCTGGCGCTCGGTGCGCACCTGCCGCCCAAGGAGAAGCGCGGCCTCGTTCTGGTCGATCCGCCTTTCGAGATCGACGATGAGTTCGGCCGCATCCTCGACGGCCTGCGCAAGGCCCACCAGCGCTGGCCGGGCGGGGTCTATGCCTTCTGGTATCCGGTCAAGGATCGCGACGAAGTCGAGCGGTTCAGGCGGAATCTCGCCGGCCTCGGCATCCCGCGCATCCTCGACGCGACGCTGACCATCCGCGCGCCGCTACACTATCCGCGGCTCGACGGCACCGGCATGGTGATCGTCAACCCGCCCTACCTCATCGAGGAAGAGCTCAACGTGCTCTTGCCCGTCCTCTGCGAGGTGCTCGCGGAGGACGCGGGGGCCGCCTGGTCGGTAAAATGGCTGGCCGGCGAAGCGCCTTCGGATTGA